The DNA segment cgtaataaaaacacaacaatatattttcaaagaaaacatataataaaaaaaataggtaaagggatccaaatgatatcaaatattaagaacttatccatgatattagtatcagaatttaatagattaagataaaatttaaaccgaaagatcataagtatcataaaaatatcattaaattaaagttaaaaagtaaagaaaagaattattattataatattaaaataataaaaatatataaaaaactatatatattattaaaatattaaaattactatttgtaccgataccaaacaagaccgtaccggtattttcgataccagtaccggttgacaccaagcttatcccaccccgtgatactaaaaaatcattaaattaaagttaaacagtaaaaaaaaggaattattattataatattaaaataataaaagtattaaaataactatatatatatatatatatatattctaatatattattaacaagattttggctaaattaattagattattataaataataataataatttacaaataaaacaacacaatttgcaacaaagcaatgcatgaaacaccatattaacatatagtacagtacattaatgctagaacctaatctatactgtattataaagcatttcataaggataccaaccaaacttaagtaattacaatcttgtatacttatggtacaacaacttaatgatgttagtaaggggtgaaatggtctttctacattaatattaaaaaataaaaaaaaataattatctatatctatatctatctatctatactatattataaagcatttcataaggataccaaccaaatttaagtaattacaatcttttatacttatggtacaacaacttaatgatgttagtaaggggtgaaatggtctttctacattaatattaaaaaataaaaaaataattaaatgagaatataatcacaattaattataataatacaataataagttcggttcttaaatgcaattaataaacgaaacctattgggataaaccgcaaaagcactccaaaggtccaatttcaatcaatatgtaataaatttgaccgattaaggaatctcctatcattactataaattcaccatttcactcaacatcaactcctttgtctactattgtgcgagttagagtcgaaaagaaagagataagaaagagataagttgatatgaaatttatttatcttggtggaaaggtgtgttcttttatacccatttcaacatttattcgaaaaaactttggtttgtttcttaaaatattcaaatgggataacagttttcttttacataatctatgagtttatattgatgttttattatgtttttggtgatttagtggtttttttttcaaattatgattttatattacatataaagtatacacacaggttattggatacaaaaagacagacacttcatacttcatcaaggtacccttgcatgactatagtatctggaaccatttaccaatgtattgtttaattgttcataaatttatagtctttttcctttttgcagcttcatgtatatggaggtgtaaaagggtgggtacgagaaaagttattcatttggagatagacatttatttggcctattggtatttccttttttaatttctactttactattttttttaaacatatgatgcttttgtgtgatttaattgatactatatataggcaatatagatgcagaggaaatatttGAGGAGGTATTGTTTGACAGGATTGGGCAGCAAACTTTAAGGGCTCGGATGTTTTCAACCCGCGCAAAAGATTTAAATTGATTGCGTTTATCTATACTATCGTATAAAGCATTTCACAAGGGTTCCAACCAAATTTAAATAATTGCAACATATTATGCTTATAGTACAACAACTCAATGAAGTTAGTAAAGGGAATTAGTCTTTCTACATGAGTATAAATtgataaatacaattaaattgataactttataaattaagtattgttaaatacttgataaagaattaaatcatttgacttagttgaacatcatcaccttcctcatatttacattgtttttccatttcaagttctccgtaaccgattacttgattgaattttataattaagtcattattatttggtttagtaattgctaaacatcatacaaataaggttacaaccttttttgcaattttatcagatagttgatgaacatcatatgaaataaaaataataatagtaataataataataataataataataattaaatataaaaaaacttaatcaacgttattatgaatttaattataactataaatggttttaaaacttaaaagatgctaaccaattagaaacgaaaattactaaaaggtaatttcatggggtattattatctataatacctaataattgcaacaataatgattaaataatgaacttaattacagatggtttaaaactcaaaagaatgCTCTTTGCATCTTACCTCAAGTCTCATGGAATAAGGTTCAAATGATAACCATTGCATAATTAGGAACCACTTTTTAGCCCTTGGATCGTATTTTGATGGTTGAGACCTTTAAGTGCAATATCTATATCTCTAAGATGAAGATAATGTATGGTAATGAAGATTTGGAGCAACAAGAGGTAAAAACAGCCCgaatttttccttttataaattcgattcgattcgtgagtgttagtgtgtgtgtttatattgattagggtttcatcaaatgcaatgtgagggtttccaatcggtgtttatacaaataatatagaacccaatttttatgtatgtgtatgtagtgtgtagtatggggtcttgcttacctcattcaaggaataacaatgaaagacaggggtcattgatttcgaaaaactccgcccctttgttcgccttcttcctgattttaagttacggtgagtcaatttccttttttctgattctaatcgattaagaactatacgtgattaaccaacgaattgtggtagattttatgtttctattgcagtatttggattgaattgactgttgcaatttaataatcgtcagttatagtttgttttttgaatatagagaaacactgacttatttaaggtgcttgatttgggtgaatagtagcaatataaactgctattgtaatttggtgtgatattcaattcaatatcagcaacctaatcaaattgttccctaaacatagagtaaatgtgttcaccggcaaggtaataatatgtactaatttttaattataagagacttctaataaggaaatatagctattaggttatgtcaaggtaagcatagtttataaagaatatgttgcagaataaagttaatacaacattttagtaataaataataaactgcttttttatctataaaagggaacaaaacctgcaatttgacttttagatgtcaaaactgaatttatatgtatatgtgtatgtagtataatatatatatttaacatctattttacaccatctaaaacaatgaaaaagaaaaaataaaaataaaaaaatttgaaaactgtgacgTCTTTTGAAGAGGGTAGAGAAGCCACACGTCCATAGAATTGAAGTTTTGTGAGACCACATGTGGTGGGGCGCAAACCTCTCTCAAAGCGTCttaaaaacgcggtggaacactgtaccctcgggcgttttgggcctttttttgactggtagtgctaccacaaagcgccgaacgaggagtggactttggtcaaaataaccatggtcaaacggctaactttaaaaaaaaccggtttttgttttaaaaatctatactatattcgcactttcgtaccgtgtcacgcactatctatatcagtcgtcgttccaggaaaaaacaataactattatgcatgtcgtgcatcgcacgggtgtTCCCCTagttataatataaaaaatagTTGATTTATGAATATTAGACATAAATAATagcatgttaaaaaaattaaaggtaTATGAAAAGTTAAATTTGGTTGGTTTTGCTTACACTAGACCGGTTTTAAGATATTCCGTCGATTGAATTGATAGACCCAGTTTATTTAAACTCAAATCTTACATTGAATCATAAAATTTTCTAGCTTGGCAAACCGGTCTCCATTTGCCAATTTGCATATCCTTTTCGATCGAAATTTGATTTTAGGCAAGAAATGTTTAACTTCAATGAAAGACCATTTACAATGACAGGGCATTTTTCACCTAAAAATGTGCATAATCTGCAATACCTTCACAATAAACTCACTTGTTTTTAATATCATACAATTATACAAATAGATATAATAATAAATTATGTGTATAATACAAATAGATATAATAAATTATGTTTATAGATCAATAACCGTTGCAACCATTTGAAAAAATTATCAACATCTTTATAATGTTCATTAAAGCTTGATGTTTCTTAAAAGCTTACAAACtctcaaaaaattaaaaattcttATAAATACATATACAAAGCTTTTACAAATTATAAAAACAACTgatcacattttatttatttttttaaaaggaagaaaatggaaaaagaaaaataatgaaaTGGGCTCGCCCCCTCTCTCTGTCGCCAATTTCCACGAATGTTGCTTCTCATTCGTCCAAATATACTCACGGACCCAATCACGCGTTGCAATGTTCGTGGCTTGTTAGCCACACATACACTTCTTATCCATGGGTGTAGGTGGCCTTTTGTGACATTATTTCACTTCTTGATTGGTTTTAATTGCAAGGGTCGTTTTTAGGATCAATCTACATCTACAAATTTAGTGCAATATATTTCAATGGTGGAGGTATGAAACATTCTTGGTTTAGAACAATTTACAGCTAATGGTTTTAGAATCAATCTACATCTACATCTACATATATTTCAACGGTGAAAGTATGAAACATTCttggtttagaaaaaaaaattatagctAATGGTTAATAAAAACTATAGATATTCACCCACAATGGTATTTGTATCTTGATTTGATTATATAGTATAAtaattaataatcaacattgaaTATAAGTGAAAGATTCATGAAAATCCAATTACATCCCAAGAAATACGAAGTTTCATGGTAAGATTAAATTTTTACAATTCAAAATCACATTTATATGTGTTCCACAAACCTCTACAAATTGCCACCTCACGTCACaacaaattttcaattttttttaaataattcgCTTTTTCCACAGTGTACAAACTTTCAGAAACCTCACTAAAAATATTACATCTATATATGTATGCGTGTGCGCATGGTCCCACCTACCTTGTCTGGAACAACTCCATGAATTCGGACGAACCTACAAACTTGGCTTGCAAACTTGAGCCACAATGTACACAAAGGttgtgtttgtttttctaaatAGATATGTACAGGCTATTCTGTCTGCGCCACGCAAACCACACACAGACATTGTCAtctgcagactgtttgtttttccaaAGACGTTTAATTACAAAACGTCTGCGCAGATTCTTCTTGGTGCACACTTGCTCAACCACTTTTAAGATTTTTTAAGGTTTGCAAAGGGTTAAACCAGGGGCGGACCTAATGTAGGTTGGGGCGTAGCACGGGCTGCGGCTCAACTTTTTTCCGGTAgtgtaaaattttattttttttcgatttttatactaAGGACACCTCTCAACAAGTACTAGGACACCCCTGAAAAAGAAATTTACAAACTGAAATCAAGCCCAAATAATACTGATTATATTAGCCCAAAAAAAACAAATGATAGCCCAATAGTAATTAGCCCAAATAACCAAATAATAACCCAATAGTGTATTAGATTGTTGTGCTAATTGTGATTGTGAGTattctttatttcttttcttcctgagttcttgaattgtttaatttcgatctaaaaattaaaaataaacctaGCCCAATCGAATATCTAAAAATTTATTGCCAATATTAATTCATAAAGCCTAGCCCAATTGTGATATGCTCAATATTGATTCGTTAACCTAAATactaataacttaaaaaaaaaactagtttataaaatttaattcggtaaggcctaagaccatgcgtagtggtagagaaaaataatgcccccaccatggggcattattcgacacgtgttatcctagtcagcatggggcgttattgcgAAAGTAGTGTAGTGAGAATAATAcctaataatgccccttccaatcattaaaaaataaaaaataaaaaaatatataaagcaAAGAGTGGCTAGTCAAACATTGGAGAAATCCCTTTGGCCACATGCAAAATCCCCCCAACAACTTCAGCGTTTTAATTATAACACTTAcatgcatttttttttttttgaaaaacaacgCCCGATAACGCCTAGCGTAATGGGGtggggggcgttttggggcgttttttttcaattttttttttaaaaataccgccccactacgggtggtctaagggCCTTTTTTTGGCTCACCCAGGGCACTTGAATTTTCAGGATCGGCCCCGCCCCGTAATGcaggtaaaaaaaattatattctaTAAATGTATCGTAAAAaaatttgggatacccctgaatatttcttctagttccgtcactgggttaaacaccaccaccgtctaccaccaccaccaccacccacagTCTACGTTCACCATCTAGCACCACCATTTTATTTTAGAAGTtctacatacgttaaaaaacaaacaaacttctTTTTTGCatactgcagaggtttggtcaaCCTCTTTTTCTACAGATGTGATCCGTAGACCGCAGACATTTTACCTGTAGAAACAAACTCCACCAAAGTCTATGAACTTTGTCATGTGAATTCGGACGAGTACAAATCCACACATTATGAATGTTGTTATTATATAACATACTAATCACGTTAGTTTTGACTAATAGTTGTGtttcattatattatattatataatattaatagAACAACTAAATGAACACTAAAACTAAATGAACATTAACTATTTATTTTAAAGGCTTTTTTATATGTGTTGTTTAGTGGttttttatatgtattatttgttttttatatatCTTATATAACTTACGTTTTTTTATCCATGTAAATCATGTGTCAGTATTTTTCGGTCATATCAAGATTTTTCTTTATGGGTTGTTGTAACGAGTGTAGGTGACGTAACAAAACAAACCAATACCGATCAAATTTCCGTTGTGTTGGTATATTTTTGGTCATATCATGatcttttttagtttttttttctctattGGTTGCTATAACAAGTGTCAGTACTGAAGTTAAACGAACTAATACCCACCCACAGCGCAACGCAAGGATTTCCGACGCAACGCGCGGATTGAAAAAACAACTTAGATACTTATCTAACCACTATTTAAATACTTACAAAATCAagattatattttttataaaagaaagtaaacaaaattaaaaacagCTAAGAACAAGTTCTGTCTCCTTCCCATCCAAAAAGAGGTGTGCATACCAACAATGTCTCCTCCCTTGTGGAGGGTGGTgacattcatcatcatcatcatccatccAACATctgcaaaaataaaaaaaaaaccacacaaactttcttcaaagctttctctttCCCTTTCATGATTTTGTCAtctgtgtgtttgtgtgttgtgtgtgtgtgatgaATCTATTCCTATGGCCCCACCACAATCATCATAGATGCTAACTTTCCTCTTCCAAATCCCAATTTCTCATTCCCAGATGCCTTTTTTTTCTTCCCACCCACCACCATCTTTAAAAAGATCCAAACTTTCCTCTTCTTCACCACTTTCTCTCACTTTTTAACGGTCATCAATGGCTGCCACACCCACAGAAACCCTAAATCTTGAAATCAAATAAGTGGGTCAGTTCAAGATTCTTCCTTTACttcatatatatgtatttttGTTTATATTTTCTCTGTTTCTTGTTTTGTTAAGTTGTATTGAAGCATAaagcttcaatctttttgacatTTATCGAGTGTAATTGATTAGATGATACACAATTTGCATAAAGATCGATCTGGGTGATCTCATTTTTGAGAAATTTGAGAAGCCCAGATTGAATTTAGGTCTGATTGTGTGTATTCTTCATCAAGATCTTTAAAAGCTTCAAGCTTTTAAGGATTCTTGTTGTGTGTATGATGAATTGATGGCCCCACAACATCAATGCAAAACGTATGTGTCAATTTCCTCTTCTTCATTGCAACCACCGCCTTTGTGTCTCACGTTCTATAGTCTCTAATGGTTGCCAAACCTTTACACCTAATTTTTCACTTAATAAAATAAGTGGTTTAGACTTTAGTGTTTAATCCATCTGgggtctttctttttgacaaactgAAGTTAGGCTTTTCATAAATTTTCCAATTTTTTCTTACCAAAAGTTGCTTTGAATCATAGCTTTGAATTTTCGACGTTTCCGTCGCAATAATTTCATCTGAGTGGTTTATTTGTTAGAAAATTTGAGGTATCCACATCGAATTAAGTTCCGATTAGATATTGAATGTCTGATCTTTGTCAAGATCTTTTAGTtttgtcaaagatcttcaaatAAGGGGCTTTCTTGGGGTTGAAGATTTGACTTTTGTGGTTTATATATCACAAAAGGGATGATTGCTTGGTCCACCACAAAATACTAACCAACATTGAGTGATAAGAGAGATAAACGGAAAAGAGAAGTTTTGATTCCTTCACCAAATCTAAGAATTCGAGGTCCGATCTCCGTGATCTTGTCTGGAGAAAAGCTTGTTTTGTTCTTGTTGTATCATCAAAAGGTTCTGAATTTGAGGTACTTCTTCACCTCTCTGTTTTTCATCATGATCTTTCGTTTCGTAGATGATTAATTGACTTTCGAACATTTGTACTTCGTTTTTTGTTGCATATAAATCATTGTTACAATGCAATGAGACACAGAAACATATCACAATTTGAAAAAAGGGCCATTTACAttgtattttttttgtatttatattttTTCAGAATTTATTTGTTGCATATAAATCATTGTTACAATGCAATGAGACACCGAAACATATCACAATTTGAAAAAAAGGCCATTTACAttgtattttttttgtatttatattttcagaatttatTGAGAATCATTTTGCTTGTAAAGATTACGACTTCTGGTAGTCATTAAATTTTACTAAAAATGCAGCCGAGTATTCTGTACCTTAACGGAACTATGTTTTTCTGATAAATAACTAGTAAAACCGCAAGTAACATGGTAACCAGTGCGGTTTTTACAAATCGTTAATAGGTAATTAGAAGCCAAACACAATGGTTAGAAATGCCACTCACTAAAAAACAAAGTGTCAAATACATTGTTCACCCGTCATAGCTGTAATCAATATTTTCCACTGTTATTTGGCTTAATTTTAGTGTTCTTTACCTTTTGTCAACCCTCGGTCTTTTTATTCTTCCTTATTGCAAATACATTGATTGTTTTGGGTATGTTTAGATGTACGTTCTCGAAGTGATAAATGAAAATCGCTTAATTAGTTGATTAAAGTTAGGAATAATTTGGTAATCTTACATGTATAATAAATATTCAGTTTTCGTGTAGCAATTCGTTTTCTGCTTCACTGATTATTATGGCactaaaagaataaaaaaataatcaTTTTTGCACATCCGAACGTTCCATTAAACTTGGGTTTACACGTTCTTTGAGCTTATAATTCCTTGGATTTTGTTTCTTATCAGGCTTGTTATCTTTGTCctttaaaaaagattaaaaaatcaCGGGATTTGTTTAGAAAATCTGCATTTCATTATGGCAAAAAGATCAAAACAACGTCCCGCTCGACAAAAGAAAGACCACCAATCAGGTTGTATGTGGGGAATAATTAGTATGTTTGACTTTCGACATGCTCGGACCCCAAGAAGGCTGCTTTCAGATCGTAGAAGATTCCCCGACAATAACGCTCAAGGTAAAACTTTTTTGTTTACAACTGAAACTAATTTAGTATGTTGTTTGCCTATGCTTTTCTTAGggttggtgatttaacccatttATAGGTTAAAAAATAATTTGACCAAATAATTCAACTTGTAATTTCTCTTATTTTTTCAGGTTCTTCACACCCTACTTCAGAAGCGAATTTGCCCACGTATTCTCAAGAGATGCATCCAAGCGTTGAGGTAATTTGATGCCGATTTTTATAGCAAAATTGCAACAATTTTCAGTTCTGAGATCTCTGTAAAaattgatttgttttttttttttttttttttttttttttttttttttttttttttggctgaacTAACATTCAATTTCAAGGATGTTGTGTTACAAGGCAATGGCATGACTGTGGGTCCCACCGTCATGATCCTAAGAAGGATGGGACCCGCAAAACATAACGGAAAATGACAAATGGTTTTCTTGAATGAAGCAGGGTGGCGAAACAATAAAAAAACCAACATCTGAGCTCATGAGCACGAGGGTAAAGGAACTTATCGAAGAAGAGTTGTTTATCGACAAGGATCCAAAGCCCGTAAGGAAAGATAATGAACAAAAGAATAAATCTAAAACATTAAAGAAGTCTTTTAATGACGAAATTTCGATCAATCATCAAGTTTCAGCTCAAAAAACGTCACAGTATCACGATCTTGAAGCTCTAGTGAAAGAAATCTTGgtgatttataaaaaaagaaacgAACCGCACGGTATTCTCGATACaggtgaaaaagaagaaaagctTTTTCTAGCCGTTGAGGCGTTACTGAACGAGAAATCAGCAAACGGAGACCACAAGAAAAATCAACATTCGAAAGAGATGTTTCAGATGTTGAGTTCAAACAAAGACATGTTTTTGAAAATACTTCAAGACCAAAACTCGATTTTGCTAAAGGAagaccaaaagtcaaagtcaacagaTCAAGGACCAGAGGAACAACCTGTGGCGGCCCGTAAACACCGAAAGTTCTTTAGAAGAAGGAGTAAGTCGCAAGAAAGTATACCGTTGAATGAAACGGGCAAAATAGTGATTTTGAAGTCCGAGTCTTCTGAAGTTCCGGTAGAGAATGATACGCATAGTGAAGGAAATGGTTCCCCCTTTTCATTCATGGAACTAAAAAGACGGTTAAAACACGCGATGGGAAAGGATCGGCAATTACCGGGACCCACCGGAAAAACGGGTTTTGACGGTGGATGGAGTTCACCGAACAGAGATCATTTCTATACGGAACGATTTGCGAGAGTCACTAACGGGATTAGAACGTCagacagattttcaaaattccgggaTTCAGAAATGGAAAACGACAACACAAATGACCGGATATCGAACATTTACGTTGAGGCTAAAAAACATTTATCTGAAATGCTCACAAGTGGCGATGAAGATGCTGAAACAATGATGAAAAGCCTTCCGAAAAGCCTCGGGAGGATTTTATCGCTTCGAGAGTACAACTCGTTTTCTCCGATTACAAGTCCTCGAGTGCGAACACGACATTTGTCTTGTGAGGATCTTTCTatggtcaacaaaagtcaactgTTCACGAATATTGACAACTCCGAAAAGAAAGCTGTAGTTTCCGATAATATGACTTGTGAAGGTACTCTTTAACTCCGAATATTGTTTGACTTTTTTGGTAAATGACTAGGGCTGCAAAGAAACCAAATGTTTAGCGAACAattcgtgaactgttcggcgagaagtttgtttgtgttcgtttgtttattaaacaaacggacacgaacaagaaatttcgttcatttagttcaatgaacaaacatgaacagaggtcgtgttcgatagttcattagtggttttagtttttatattttatttaaatacttcaaaaggggatggttcaaatgaaaaccacttttattgtgaaaactcgaaaactaactaaaaaaagcctaaaaagcacaccaaaaatttttttttccaattttttttataaaaatcgcaggtttttatatataaaaaaaaccacTTTAATATATAATAAGTGTCattgtattatattatatattctgctcatgaacgcttgtttgtgttcgttgtttctatttgtgttcatgaacattagtttgtgccctattgcctaaaattaacaaacaaacacaaatgaacacgaacacgaacacgaacaagttcatttccttaacaaacgaacacgaacataaaatctccttcggtaagtgttcatgaatgccgttcaaaaaaaaaaagtgttcatgaacagtttgtgaacacatatttcttaataaacgaacataaacaaggtcttgttcgtgttcgtttgcagccctataaACGACTTATTAGAATTCTTAGGGGTGTTCGCTTACatattttttacaatatataCAGGTGTTCAAGAGGTGGTAAAGTCACCGTCATGTGATGAAGAACACAAAGAACAAACAGAAGCTTGTGAACCACACGACACTCCAAATGAAGATCAACCTTCTGATAGCTTGGAACCGGTAATGATTAACTGTAAAACTTTGTCGATTTTAAATGTATAAAATTctaaaaaatgaaattttaaatatATTGATTTGCAGGATTTACATGAAGAGACTACAGTTGCTAGCAAGACTGAAGAACACAAGATCAGTCCCGCGAAGCCTAGTCCTGTATCTGTTCTCGAGCCGTTGTTTTCAGATGATGATATTAGCCCAGCAAGAAGTGTCTCCCTACCTGGTACGtaagcttttatatatatatatatatatatataatgtaagtatctatagaaaacccattTTAATTTAGAAAagccgggaaactcaaagctcccgatgttttttttttgaaaaaatttacacatgttat comes from the Helianthus annuus cultivar XRQ/B chromosome 4, HanXRQr2.0-SUNRISE, whole genome shotgun sequence genome and includes:
- the LOC110937620 gene encoding uncharacterized protein LOC110937620 isoform X1 codes for the protein MAKRSKQRPARQKKDHQSGCMWGIISMFDFRHARTPRRLLSDRRRFPDNNAQGSSHPTSEANLPTYSQEMHPSVEQGGETIKKPTSELMSTRVKELIEEELFIDKDPKPVRKDNEQKNKSKTLKKSFNDEISINHQVSAQKTSQYHDLEALVKEILVIYKKRNEPHGILDTGEKEEKLFLAVEALLNEKSANGDHKKNQHSKEMFQMLSSNKDMFLKILQDQNSILLKEDQKSKSTDQGPEEQPVAARKHRKFFRRRSKSQESIPLNETGKIVILKSESSEVPVENDTHSEGNGSPFSFMELKRRLKHAMGKDRQLPGPTGKTGFDGGWSSPNRDHFYTERFARVTNGIRTSDRFSKFRDSEMENDNTNDRISNIYVEAKKHLSEMLTSGDEDAETMMKSLPKSLGRILSLREYNSFSPITSPRVRTRHLSCEDLSMVNKSQLFTNIDNSEKKAVVSDNMTCEGVQEVVKSPSCDEEHKEQTEACEPHDTPNEDQPSDSLEPDLHEETTVASKTEEHKISPAKPSPVSVLEPLFSDDDISPARSVSLPVEAAVQPLCIQFDETVSCTENQQIRITDSGENEESPFEYVEAVLLSSDLNWSEFENRWISSAQILDQSIFQEVETFSSRAKHDQRLLFDSANEALEEVCNRFIPESSFIKHNVWPVPKGMDLINEVWSRLESCLFKVYPRDLSKLVRNDLETSKTWLDLRSESREVVNEIEKLIFEATIDDTFLSLFDDSVDGEILDDGTDNALSCS
- the LOC110937620 gene encoding uncharacterized protein LOC110937620 isoform X2; the protein is MAKRSKQRPARQKKDHQSGCMWGIISMFDFRHARTPRRLLSDRRRFPDNNAQGSSHPTSEANLPTYSQEMHPSVEGGETIKKPTSELMSTRVKELIEEELFIDKDPKPVRKDNEQKNKSKTLKKSFNDEISINHQVSAQKTSQYHDLEALVKEILVIYKKRNEPHGILDTGEKEEKLFLAVEALLNEKSANGDHKKNQHSKEMFQMLSSNKDMFLKILQDQNSILLKEDQKSKSTDQGPEEQPVAARKHRKFFRRRSKSQESIPLNETGKIVILKSESSEVPVENDTHSEGNGSPFSFMELKRRLKHAMGKDRQLPGPTGKTGFDGGWSSPNRDHFYTERFARVTNGIRTSDRFSKFRDSEMENDNTNDRISNIYVEAKKHLSEMLTSGDEDAETMMKSLPKSLGRILSLREYNSFSPITSPRVRTRHLSCEDLSMVNKSQLFTNIDNSEKKAVVSDNMTCEGVQEVVKSPSCDEEHKEQTEACEPHDTPNEDQPSDSLEPDLHEETTVASKTEEHKISPAKPSPVSVLEPLFSDDDISPARSVSLPVEAAVQPLCIQFDETVSCTENQQIRITDSGENEESPFEYVEAVLLSSDLNWSEFENRWISSAQILDQSIFQEVETFSSRAKHDQRLLFDSANEALEEVCNRFIPESSFIKHNVWPVPKGMDLINEVWSRLESCLFKVYPRDLSKLVRNDLETSKTWLDLRSESREVVNEIEKLIFEATIDDTFLSLFDDSVDGEILDDGTDNALSCS